A region of the Arsenicicoccus dermatophilus genome:
CGCAGGGAGCGCTCGACCTCGACCGTGAAGTCGACGTGGCCGGGGGTGTCGATGATGTTGATCTGGTGGCCTTCCCAGAAGCACGTCGTCGCGGCGGACGTGATCGTGATGCCGCGCTCCTGCTCCTGCTCCATCCAGTCCATCGTCGCGGAGCCGTCGTGCGTCTCACCGATCTTGTAGTTGATGCCGGTGTAGAACAGGATCCGCTCGGTCGCCGTCGTCTTGCCAGCATCGATGTGCGCCATGATGCCGATGTTGCGGACCTTTTTCAGGTCCGTGAGGACGTCGAGTGCCACGTCTGTTTTCTCATCTCTTCGAGTCGGTGGTGCAGCAGTCCGGCACGCTCCAGGGGGAGGACCGGCGATGCCGGCGGCTCGGTCAGCCGAGCCGCCGGCGTTCGGGTCTTACCAGCGGTAGTGCGCGAAGGCCTTGTTGGACTCGGCCATCTTGTGCGTGTCCTCGCGACGCTTGACCGCGGCACCCAGGCCGTTGCTCGCGTCCAGGATCTCGTTCATCAGACGCTCGGTCATGGTCTTCTCGCGACGCTGCCGCGAGTAGCCGACGAGCCAGCGCAGCGCCAGCGTGGTGGAGCGGCCGGGCTTGACCTCGACCGGGACCTGGTAGGTCGCGCCACCGACGCGGCGGGAACGCACCTCGAGGGCGGGCTTGACGTTGTCCAGCGCGCGCTTGAGGGTGAGGACGGGGTCCGTGCCGGTCTTCTCGCGGCAGCCCTCGAGGGCGCCGTAGACGATGTTCTCGGCGATGGACTTCTTGCCGTCCAGGAGGATCTTGTTGACCAGCTGGGTCACCAGCGGCGAGCCGTAGACCGGGTCGACGACGAGGGGGCGCTTCGGAGCGGGGCCCTTACGAGGCATTACTTCTTCTCCTTCTTGGCGCCGTAGCGGGAGCGAGCCTGCTTGCGGTTCTTGACACCCTGGGTGTCGAGGGAGCCGCGGATGATCTTGTAGCGGACGCCAGGGAGGTCCTTCACACGGCCACCGCGCACGAGCACGATCGAGTGCTCCTGCAGGTTGTGACCGACACCCGGGATGTAGGCCGTGACCTCGATGCCGGAGGTCAGCTTCACGCGGGCGACCTTGCGCAGCGCGGAGTTCGGCTTCTTGGGGGTGGTGGTGTAGACGCGGGTGCAGACGCCACGGCGCTGCGGGCTGCCCTTGAGGGCAGGGGTCTTGTTCTTGTCGACCTTGTCCTGCCGGCCCTTGCGGACGAGCTGGTTGATGGTTGGCACGTAGTCTCCGTACGTTCTGATGGTCAGCCCACCCGCCTGGGGCGGGAAGACTCCTTGTCATGCCGCCTCCGCAACCCGAGGTCGGGCGTGTCGGCGGTGCTCGCACCCGCACTCCCCCGACGATGTCGTGGGCGCCAGGCGCGAGGGTTGTGGTCATCCGTCTCGGGGCGACGAGAGCCCGTCCGGCTCCGCCGCTCCCTCGGCGGAGAGGGCACGGTGTGTCCATGTCAAGCACGACACAGAGAACAAGATTACCGGCTGAACGGAGCCGCTCCAAATCACCCCGCGGCGGGCCTCACCAGCACTCTCAGGTCGCGTGCCGGGGCCTCCTGCTCCGCACCCAGAACCGCACCAGGCAGCCGGTGAGCGGCAGCGGCACGAGCGCGAGGGCACCCGATCACACCAGCTCGGTGAGATGGGCTGGAGGGGATGGTGATCACGGCCCTCCCCCGAGCCCTCCGGCACCGCGATCAGGGGTATGGCGACGGGCAGCACCAGGACTCCGAGCACCACCGGAGCGACGGCCCCCACCGTCGCCCACGTCGGCCTCCTCGCGCGGGGCGGTCGCACGCCGGTGGGCACCGGTAGCGCCCGGCCAGGCCGGCATGCTCCGCGCGCCGCAGGCCCCGCGGGCCCGGAGGCCTCGACCGGCCGCTCCCCCGTGTCCGGGGCGTGGGCCTCCACCTCGACGACGATCCGCTCGCGCCGGGCTCGGGGACGCCGAGGCGGACCAGCGCCCCACGTAGCTCGTCGGCCTGCACCTGTTGCCCGGCCGTCGTCAGCGGGATCGCCTCGGCCGTGGGGAGAGGATCGCGACGACCGTCCCGGCGAGGTCCGCGCGCGCCGCGACACCTGCCCCCGACGCGTGACGCCCGTCCGAGGTGACGGTGAAGTCCTCGCGGCCGGACCCGACTCCCCTGCCCGCCCGAAGCACGTGGGGTGCCCGTCTCTCGCCAGCCGGTCCAGCAAGGGATGGATCGGGCCCCTCGAGGTCGCGCAGGCCGACCCGGTCGAGAGCCTGGAGCAGGGAGTGGCGTAGGCCTCCTCCTCCCGGTCGAGCACGGCCAGGACGGAGAGGGCGAGGACCCCGCGCAGCCATGGCGCCTGACGCTCGGGCCCCACGACCAGGTCGTGACACCACCTAGAACGGACCGTCGGTTACCCCGACCGCTCGGGCACGACGGAGCGGGCCGCACCTCCCCGAAGGAAGGAGCGGCCCGCTCGACAGCCGGTGGACGCGGCTCAGTGGGTGTCGAAGCCCAGCGTGATGTCGTCCAGGCGGATCGCCTCGCCCGACCCCGGCCCGAAGGCCGTGTAGTCGAACTGGTCGTACCCGGGCATGGAGTACATCGCCGCCTTGGCCTCCTCGGTGGGGTTGACCTTGACGTTCCGGTAGCGCGGCAGACCGGTGCCGGCCGGGATGAGCTTTCCGAGGATGACGTTCTCCTTGAGGCCCAGCAGCGGGTCGCTCTTGGCGTGCATCGCGGCCTCGGTGAGGACGCGCGTGGTCTCCTGGAAGGACGCGGCCGAGAGCCAGGACTCCGTGGCCAGGGAGGCCTTGGTGATACCCATGAGCTCCGGACGACCGGAGGCCGGACGGCCACCCTCGGCGACGACGCGACGGTTCTCCGACTCGAAGCGACCCCGCTCGGCCAGCTCGCCGGGGAGCAGCTCGGCGTCTCCCGCCTCGATGATCGTCACCCGACGCAGCATCTGCCGGACGATGACCTCGATGTGCTTGTCGTGGATGGACACACCCTGCTGGCGGTAGACCGACTGCACCTGGTCCACGAGGTGCATCTGCACCGCGCGCGGGCCGAGGATGCGCAGGACCTGCTTGGGGTCGATCGCACCCTGGACCAGCTGCGTGCCGACCTCGACGTGGTCCCCGTCGCCGACGAGCAGGCGCGAACGCTTGCTCACCGGGTAGGCGTGCTCCTCGGACCCGTCGTCCGGGGTGAGGATGATGCGCCGGGCCTTGTCGGTGTCCTCGACCTGGATCCGACCCGTCGCCTCGGCGATCGGGGCCACACCGCGCGGGGTGCGGGCCTCGAAGAGCTCCACGACTCGGGGCAGACCCTGGGTGATGTCGTCCCCGGCCACACCACCGGTGTGGAAGGTACGCATCGTCAGCTGGGTGCCGGGCTCACCGATCGACTGGGCCGCGATGATGCCGACGGCCTCGCCGATGTCCACGAGCTTGCCGGTCGCCAGGGAGCGGCCGTAGCACTTGGCGCAGGTGCCCACGCGCGAGTCGCAGGTCAGGACCGACCGGACGCGCACCTCCTCGACGCCGTGGGCGACGAGCGCACCGATGACCACGTCCCCGAGGTCGATGCCGGCCTCGGCCAGCACCTCGCCGTCCTTGACGACGTGCTCGGCGAGGGTGCGGGCGTAGACGCTCGACTCCACGTCCTCGTGCTGGACCAGGGCACCGGAGGCGTTGCGCACCGCGATCGGCATCATCAGGCCACGGTCGGTGCCGCAGTCGTCCTCGCGGATGATGACGTCCTGGGACACGTCGACCAGACGACGGGTGAGGTAGCCCGAGTCGGCGGTACGCAGGGCGGTGTCGGCCAGACCCTTGCGGGCACCGTGCGTGGAGATGAAGAACTCCAGCACGGACAGGCCCTCGCGGAAGTTCGACTTGATCGGGCGCGGGATGATCTCGCCCTTGGGGTTGGCCATCAGGCCACGCATGCCGGCGATCTGACGCAGCTGGAACCAGTTGCCTCGGGCGCCCGAGCTGACCATCCGGAAGATGGGGTTGCGACGCGGGAAGTTCGCCTCCATCTCCTTGGACACCTCGTTGGTGGCCTGCTGCCAGATCTCGATGAGCTCCTGGCGCCGCTCGTCGTCGGTCGTCAGACCACGCTCGAACTGCACCTGGACCTTGGCGGCCTTGCTCTCGTAGCCCTCGAGGATCTCGTCCTTGTTGGACGGAGTCACGACATCGGAGATGGCCACCGTGGTGCCCGACCGGGTCGCCCAGTGGAAACCGGTCTCCTTGAGGGCGTCCAGGGAGGTCGCCACGAGGACCTTGGGGTAGCGCTCCGCGAGGTCGTTGACGATCCCCGACAGCCGCTTCTTGTCCACGGGCTCGTTGACGAAGGGGTAGTCCAGCGGCAGCGTGAGGTTGAAGATCGCCCGGCCCAGCGTGCTCTCCAGCACGAAGTCGTAGCGCCCCTCGGCGTTGGCCTCCAGGCCCTCGGGCAGCTCGTAGCCGACCGGTGGCACGGTGTCGCGCAGGCGGAGCTTGATGGGCGAGCCCAGCTCGATCTCGCCGGCGTCGAAGGCCATCCGCGCCTCCTCCGCCGTACGGAAGGCCCGACCGGCACCCTTGCCGTCCTCGACCTCGGAGGTGAGGTGGAACAGGCCGATGATCATGTCCTGGGTGGGCATGGTCACGGGCCGGCCGTCGGCGGGCTTGAGGATGTTGTTGGACGACAGCATCAGGATGCGGGCCTCGGCCTGGGCCTCGGCCGACAGCGGCACGTGCACGGCCATCTGGTCACCGTCGAAGTCGGCGTTGAAGGCGCCGCAGACGAGCGGGTGCAGCTGGATGGCCTTGCCCTCGACGAGCTGCGGCTCGAAGGCCTGGATGCCGAGTCGGTGCAGCGTGGGCGCACGGTTGAGCAGCACCGGGTGCTCGGTGATGACCTCCTCGAGGACGTCCCACACCACCGGGCGGGCGCGCTCGACCATGCGCTTGGCCGACTTGATGTTCTGCGCGTGGTCCAGGTCGACCAGACGCTTCATCACGAAGGGCTTGAACAGCTCCAGCGCCATCTGCTTGGGCAGACCGCACTGGTGCAGCTTGAGCTGGGGGCCGACGACGATGACCGAACGGCCGGAGTAGTCGACGCGCTTGCCGAGGAGGTTCTGACGGAAGCGACCCTGCTTGCCCTTGAGCATGTCGGACAGCGACTTCAGCGGGCGGTTGCCGGGGCCCGTCACCGGGCGACCACGACGGCCGTTGTCGAACAGTGCGTCGACGGCCTCCTGGAGCATGCGCTTCTCGTTGTTGACGATGATCTCGGGTGCACCGAGGTCGAGGAGGCGCTTGAGGCGGTTGTTGCGGTTGATGACCCGGCGGTAGAGGTCGTTGAGGTCGGAGGTCGCGAAGCGGCCACCGTCCAGCTGCACCATCGGGCGCAGGTCCGGCGGGATCACCGGCACGCAGTCGAGCACCATCGCGGTCGGGTGGTTGCTCGTGGTCTGGAAGGCCGTGACGACCTTGAGGCGCTTGAGGGCGCGGGTCTTCTTCTGGCCCTTGCCGGTCGCGATGATCTCGCGCAGCAGCTCGGCCTCGGCCTCGAGGTCGAAGGTCTCCAGGCGCTTCTGGATCGCCGCGGCGCCCATCCCGCCCTCGAAGTACAGACCGAAGCGGTCGCGCATCTCGCGGTAGAGCATCTCGTCGCCCTCGAGGTCCTGGACCTTGAGGTTCTTGAACCGGTCCCAGACCTGCTCGAGCCGCTCGATCTGCACGTCCGCGCGCTTGCGGATGGCGTTCATCTCACGCTCGGCCGAGTCCTTCAGCTTGCGCTTGACGTCGCTCTTGGCACCCTCGGCCTCCAGGGCCGCCAGGTCCTCCTCGAGGCGCTTGGCGCGAGCCTCGACGTCGGCGTCACGGCGGTTGCCGTGCTCCTTCTTCTCCACCTCGATCTGCGCCTCCAGGGAGGGCAGGTCGCGGTGGCGGGCGTCGACGTCGACGGAGGTGATCATGTAGGCCGCGAAGTAGATGACCTTCTCGAGGTCCTTCGGCGCCAGGTCGAGCAGGTAGCCCAGACGGCTCGGGACGCCCTTGAAGTACCAGATGTGGGTGACCGGCGCGGCCAGCTCGATGTGGCCCATGCGCTCACGACGCACCTTGGCCCGGGTCACCTCGACGCCGCAGCGCTCGCAGATGATGCCCTTGAAGCGGACCCGCTTGTACTTGCCGCAGTAGCACTCCCAGTCCCGGGTGGGGCCGAAGATCTTCTCGCAGAAGAGGCCGTCCTTCTCCGGCTTGAGCGTGCGGTAGTTGATGGTCTCGGGCTTCTTGACCTCGCCGTGCGACCACTGGCGGATGTCATCCGCGGTGGCGAGGCCGATACGCAGCTCGTCAAAGAAGTTGACGTCGAGCACGTGTGTCCTTCTCTCGTCTTTACGACTCCAGGTCCGGGAGGACCGTGGCTAAGTCTGTGGGTCTGATCGGTTGTGGCCGACCCCAGCGGGGCGGCGATCGATGCCTTCGGGCCTCGAGCCCGTATGGCGGGCGCGGCTGCTGCCTGTGCCGGCTGGTCAGCCGCGCCCCGCCATACGTCCGGAAACCGTCAGACCTCCTCGACGCTGCTCGGCTCGCGCCGCGACAGGTCGATCCCCAGCTCCTCGGCGGCACGGAAGACCTCGTCGTCCGCGTCGCGCATCTCGATGGCGCTGCCGTCGCTCGACAGGACCTCGACGTTGAGACACAGGGACTGCATCTCCTTCAGGAGCACCTTGAAGGACTCCGGGATGCCCGAGTCGGGGATGTTCTCGCCCTTGACGATGGCCTCGTAGACCTTGACGCGGCCAGGCACGTCGTCGGACTTGATGGTGAGCAGCTCCTGCAGCGTGTAGGCGGCGCCGTAGGCCTCGAGGGCCCACACCTCCATCTCGCCGAAGCGCTGACCACCGAACTGGGCCTTACCACCCAGCGGCTGCTGCGTGATCATCGAGTACGGGCCCGTCGAGCGTGCGTGGATCTTGTCGTCGACCAGGTGGTGCAGCTTCAGGATGTACATGTAGCCGACGGACACCGGCTCCGGGAAGGGCTCTCCGGACCGGCCGTCGAACAGCCGCGTCTTGCCGGTCTCGCCGATGAGGCGCTGACCGTCGCGAGTCACGTTGGTCGAGTCGAGCAGGCCCTTGATCTCGGCCTCCTTGGCGCCGTCGAAGACCGGCGTGGCCACGCGCGAGCCGGCCGGGGCCGAGTGCGCGTCCTGCGGGATCTTCGTCGCCCACTCGGCACCCTCGGCGATGTTCCAGCCACGGCTGGCGGCCCAGCCGAGGTGGATCTCCAGGATCTGACCGACGTTCATACGACCCGGCACACCGAGGGGGTTGAGCACCACGTCGACCGGGGTGCCGTCCTCGAGGAAGGGCATGTCCTCGATCGGGAGGATCTTGGAGATGACACCCTTGTTGCCGTGACGGCCGGCGAGCTTGTCGCCGTCGGTGATCTTGCGCTTGTTGGCGACGTAGACCCGGACGAGCTGGTTGACGCCCGGCGGGAGCTCGTCGCCTTCCTCGCGGTCGAACACCTTGACACCGATGACCGTGCCGGTCTCGCCGTGAGGCACCTTGAGGGAGGTGTCGCGCACCTCGCGGGCCTTCTCGCCGAAGATCGCCCGGAGCAGGCGCTCCTCGGGCGTCAGCTCGGTCTCGCCCTTGGGGGTGACCTTGCCGACGAGGAGGTCGCCGTCGCGGACCTCGGCGCCGATGCGGATGATGCCGCGCTCGTCGAGGTCGGCGAGGACCTCCTCGGAGACGTTCGGGATGTCCCGGGTGATCTCCTCGGCACCGAGCTTGGTGTCGCGGGCGTCGACCTCGTGCTCCTCGATGTGGATCGAGGAGAGGGTGTCGTCCTGGACGAGGCGCTGCGACAGGATGATCGCGTCCTCGTAGTTGTGACCCTCCCAGGGCATGAACGCCACGAGGAGGTTCTTGCCCAGCGCCATCTCGCCGCCGTCGGTCGCCGGACCGTCCGCGATGAGCTGGCCGACCTCGACCCGGTCACCCGCATCCACCATGACCCGCTGGTTGTAGCAGTTGCCCTGGTTGGACCGGCTGAACTTCATGATCCGGTAGGTCTGGTAGGACCCGTCGTCGGCGGCCACGGTCACCAGCTCGGCGGAGACCTCCTGGACCACCCCGGCCTTCTGGGCCAGCACGACGTCGCCGGAGTCCAGCGCTGCACGGTGCTCCATGCCGGTGCCCACCAGCGGGGCCTCCGCGCGGACCAGCGGCACGGCCTGGCGCATCATGTTGGAGCCCATGAGGGCGCGGTTGGCGTCGTCGTGCTCCAGGAAGGGGATCAGCGCGGTCGCGGCCGACACCATCTGGCGGGGCGAGACGTCCATGTAGTCCACGTCGGCCGCGGGCACGAAGTCGACCTCGCCGCCCTTGGTGCGCACCAGGACGCGCTCCTCGGCGAAGCGGCCGTCCGCCTCCATGGGGGCGTTGGCCTGCGCGATGACGAACTCGTCCTCCTCG
Encoded here:
- the rpsG gene encoding 30S ribosomal protein S7, whose protein sequence is MPRKGPAPKRPLVVDPVYGSPLVTQLVNKILLDGKKSIAENIVYGALEGCREKTGTDPVLTLKRALDNVKPALEVRSRRVGGATYQVPVEVKPGRSTTLALRWLVGYSRQRREKTMTERLMNEILDASNGLGAAVKRREDTHKMAESNKAFAHYRW
- a CDS encoding DNA-directed RNA polymerase subunit beta', which codes for MLDVNFFDELRIGLATADDIRQWSHGEVKKPETINYRTLKPEKDGLFCEKIFGPTRDWECYCGKYKRVRFKGIICERCGVEVTRAKVRRERMGHIELAAPVTHIWYFKGVPSRLGYLLDLAPKDLEKVIYFAAYMITSVDVDARHRDLPSLEAQIEVEKKEHGNRRDADVEARAKRLEEDLAALEAEGAKSDVKRKLKDSAEREMNAIRKRADVQIERLEQVWDRFKNLKVQDLEGDEMLYREMRDRFGLYFEGGMGAAAIQKRLETFDLEAEAELLREIIATGKGQKKTRALKRLKVVTAFQTTSNHPTAMVLDCVPVIPPDLRPMVQLDGGRFATSDLNDLYRRVINRNNRLKRLLDLGAPEIIVNNEKRMLQEAVDALFDNGRRGRPVTGPGNRPLKSLSDMLKGKQGRFRQNLLGKRVDYSGRSVIVVGPQLKLHQCGLPKQMALELFKPFVMKRLVDLDHAQNIKSAKRMVERARPVVWDVLEEVITEHPVLLNRAPTLHRLGIQAFEPQLVEGKAIQLHPLVCGAFNADFDGDQMAVHVPLSAEAQAEARILMLSSNNILKPADGRPVTMPTQDMIIGLFHLTSEVEDGKGAGRAFRTAEEARMAFDAGEIELGSPIKLRLRDTVPPVGYELPEGLEANAEGRYDFVLESTLGRAIFNLTLPLDYPFVNEPVDKKRLSGIVNDLAERYPKVLVATSLDALKETGFHWATRSGTTVAISDVVTPSNKDEILEGYESKAAKVQVQFERGLTTDDERRQELIEIWQQATNEVSKEMEANFPRRNPIFRMVSSGARGNWFQLRQIAGMRGLMANPKGEIIPRPIKSNFREGLSVLEFFISTHGARKGLADTALRTADSGYLTRRLVDVSQDVIIREDDCGTDRGLMMPIAVRNASGALVQHEDVESSVYARTLAEHVVKDGEVLAEAGIDLGDVVIGALVAHGVEEVRVRSVLTCDSRVGTCAKCYGRSLATGKLVDIGEAVGIIAAQSIGEPGTQLTMRTFHTGGVAGDDITQGLPRVVELFEARTPRGVAPIAEATGRIQVEDTDKARRIILTPDDGSEEHAYPVSKRSRLLVGDGDHVEVGTQLVQGAIDPKQVLRILGPRAVQMHLVDQVQSVYRQQGVSIHDKHIEVIVRQMLRRVTIIEAGDAELLPGELAERGRFESENRRVVAEGGRPASGRPELMGITKASLATESWLSAASFQETTRVLTEAAMHAKSDPLLGLKENVILGKLIPAGTGLPRYRNVKVNPTEEAKAAMYSMPGYDQFDYTAFGPGSGEAIRLDDITLGFDTH
- the rpoB gene encoding DNA-directed RNA polymerase subunit beta: MAASRPATQTVSTAQTASGRLSFAKIKEPLEVPDLLALQTESFDWLLGNERWQARVAAAKEAGRNDVPDRSGLEEIFEEISPIEDFSGSMSLSFRNHRFEEEKHSIEECKERDMTYSAPLFVTAEFMNTNTGEIKSQTVFMGDFPLMTERGTFIINGTERVVVSQLVRSPGVYFERTPDKTSDKDIYSAKVIPSRGAWLEFEIDKRDMVGVRVDRKRKQSVTVLLKALGWTEAQILEEFGDYESMRQTLEKDHTAGQDDALLDIYRKLRPGEPPTKEAAQALLDNLYFNPKRYDLAKVGRYKINKKLGIEAELSESVLRIEDVVATIKYLVALHNGDLALPGSRNGEAVDVRVEVDDIDHFGNRRLRNVGELIQNQVRTGLSRMERVVRERMTTQDVEAITPQTLINIRPVVASIKEFFGTSQLSQFMDQNNPLSGLTHKRRLSALGPGGLSRDRAGMEVRDVHPSHYGRMCPIETPEGPNIGLIGSLASYGRINPFGFVETPYRKVNEGIVSDEVHYLSADEEDEFVIAQANAPMEADGRFAEERVLVRTKGGEVDFVPAADVDYMDVSPRQMVSAATALIPFLEHDDANRALMGSNMMRQAVPLVRAEAPLVGTGMEHRAALDSGDVVLAQKAGVVQEVSAELVTVAADDGSYQTYRIMKFSRSNQGNCYNQRVMVDAGDRVEVGQLIADGPATDGGEMALGKNLLVAFMPWEGHNYEDAIILSQRLVQDDTLSSIHIEEHEVDARDTKLGAEEITRDIPNVSEEVLADLDERGIIRIGAEVRDGDLLVGKVTPKGETELTPEERLLRAIFGEKAREVRDTSLKVPHGETGTVIGVKVFDREEGDELPPGVNQLVRVYVANKRKITDGDKLAGRHGNKGVISKILPIEDMPFLEDGTPVDVVLNPLGVPGRMNVGQILEIHLGWAASRGWNIAEGAEWATKIPQDAHSAPAGSRVATPVFDGAKEAEIKGLLDSTNVTRDGQRLIGETGKTRLFDGRSGEPFPEPVSVGYMYILKLHHLVDDKIHARSTGPYSMITQQPLGGKAQFGGQRFGEMEVWALEAYGAAYTLQELLTIKSDDVPGRVKVYEAIVKGENIPDSGIPESFKVLLKEMQSLCLNVEVLSSDGSAIEMRDADDEVFRAAEELGIDLSRREPSSVEEV
- the rpsL gene encoding 30S ribosomal protein S12, with amino-acid sequence MPTINQLVRKGRQDKVDKNKTPALKGSPQRRGVCTRVYTTTPKKPNSALRKVARVKLTSGIEVTAYIPGVGHNLQEHSIVLVRGGRVKDLPGVRYKIIRGSLDTQGVKNRKQARSRYGAKKEKK